A section of the Thermococcus sp. genome encodes:
- the serS gene encoding serine--tRNA ligase, protein MLDIKLIRENPDLVKGDLIKRGELEKLKWIDEILELDRKWRENLKRINALRKERNQLAVQIGKRKKAGEPIDDLLARSNEIVKQIEVLEKEVEELRKKIDYYLWRLPNITHESVPVGKDDSENVPIRFWGKARVWEGFLESFKEQSLGKMDYEVLDWKPRLHVDMLELLRGADLERAAKVSGSRFYYLMNELVILDLALLRFALDKLIEKGFVPVIPPYMVRRFVEEGVTSFGDFEDVIYKVEGEDLYLIPTAEHPLAGMHANEIIEGKDLPLLYVGISPCFRKEAGTAGKDTKGIFRVHQFHKVEQFVYSRPEESWEWHEKLIQNAEEIFQELEIPYRVVNICTGDLGYVAAKKYDIEAWMAGQGKFREVVSASNCTEWQARRLNIRYRDKTHEKPRFVHTLNSTAIATSRAIVAILENFQTEEGVVKLPRAIWKYTGFKEILPAHMKERCCQD, encoded by the coding sequence GCTCAAGTGGATAGACGAGATCCTGGAGCTCGACAGGAAGTGGCGCGAGAACCTGAAGAGGATAAACGCCCTCAGGAAGGAGCGCAACCAGCTTGCCGTTCAGATAGGTAAGCGTAAGAAAGCCGGGGAGCCGATAGATGACCTCCTCGCGAGGAGCAACGAAATAGTGAAGCAGATTGAGGTCCTTGAGAAAGAGGTTGAGGAGCTCAGGAAGAAGATCGACTACTATCTCTGGCGTTTGCCCAACATCACCCACGAGAGCGTTCCGGTCGGCAAGGACGACAGCGAGAACGTCCCCATAAGGTTCTGGGGCAAGGCGAGGGTCTGGGAGGGCTTTCTTGAGAGCTTTAAGGAGCAGAGCCTCGGGAAGATGGACTACGAGGTTCTTGACTGGAAGCCGAGGCTTCACGTTGATATGCTCGAGCTCCTCCGCGGTGCCGACCTTGAGAGGGCCGCCAAGGTCAGCGGTTCGCGCTTCTACTACCTCATGAACGAACTGGTCATCCTCGACCTGGCGTTGCTCCGCTTCGCCCTCGACAAGCTCATCGAGAAGGGCTTCGTCCCGGTTATACCGCCCTACATGGTGCGCCGCTTTGTTGAGGAGGGCGTCACCAGCTTCGGCGACTTCGAGGACGTCATCTACAAGGTCGAGGGGGAAGACCTCTACCTCATCCCGACGGCCGAGCACCCGCTCGCCGGAATGCACGCCAACGAGATAATTGAAGGCAAGGACTTGCCCCTCCTCTACGTCGGAATAAGCCCGTGCTTCAGGAAGGAGGCCGGCACGGCCGGAAAGGATACGAAGGGAATCTTCCGCGTCCACCAGTTCCATAAGGTCGAGCAGTTCGTCTATTCGAGGCCAGAGGAGAGCTGGGAGTGGCACGAGAAGCTAATCCAGAACGCGGAGGAGATATTCCAGGAGCTTGAAATTCCCTACAGGGTTGTCAACATATGCACCGGTGATCTGGGCTACGTCGCTGCCAAGAAGTATGACATAGAGGCCTGGATGGCCGGCCAGGGCAAGTTCAGGGAGGTCGTCAGTGCGAGCAACTGCACCGAGTGGCAGGCGAGAAGGCTTAACATCCGCTACCGCGACAAGACCCACGAGAAGCCCAGGTTCGTCCACACCCTCAACTCGACGGCGATAGCGACGTCGAGGGCGATAGTGGCGATACTTGAGAACTTCCAGACGGAGGAAGGCGTCGTAAAGCTCCCGAGGGCAATCTGGAAGTACACCGGCTTCAAGGAGATTCTGCCGGCCCACATGAAGGAGAGGTGCTGTCAGGACTGA